Proteins from one Hydrogenophaga sp. SL48 genomic window:
- a CDS encoding DUF3325 domain-containing protein — protein sequence MSEVLWLITAAALSFSGMAWLALAMEVHWGQVMHQHAEDATHARGWLRRLGATALPLSLLACLMADRPSMAALVWIMLLAGSAVAVAMVLSRRAHWLRPWCLTPAAAPAAR from the coding sequence ATGTCTGAGGTGTTGTGGTTGATCACGGCGGCCGCGCTGAGCTTCAGCGGCATGGCCTGGCTCGCCCTGGCGATGGAGGTGCACTGGGGCCAGGTGATGCACCAGCACGCCGAAGACGCCACGCACGCGCGCGGCTGGTTGCGCCGTCTGGGCGCGACGGCCCTGCCCCTGTCGCTGCTGGCCTGCCTGATGGCCGACCGGCCGTCCATGGCCGCGCTGGTGTGGATCATGTTGCTGGCCGGCAGCGCCGTCGCGGTCGCCATGGTGCTGAGCCGGCGGGCGCACTGGCTGCGCCCCTGGTGCCTGACCCCGGCCGCTGCACCCGCCGCGCGCTGA
- a CDS encoding PepSY-associated TM helix domain-containing protein, whose product MFQNFRQSMTWLHTWFGLVIGFVLIVVFFFGSLSVFDREFDRWAIPQTRFDPQPMPSFDQVLLPALKQIQPDAADYAANMPLLHDTAQGPMTPRLELPADEYWAYTTHRDPVLSMGVGFGVPQAKDPDGHNHIHGNATIDPRSGAFVRADQLKIGSEWFYPMHYSLNWQWKNLGIFIVGLAALVMLAALVSGVVMHRKFFREFFTFRPKKHTQRSALDLHNLTGVVALPFHFFFAFTALVIFASAYFLPVSQFQLKGLHDQHEVMEAQDTGLPHKPAGVPAPLASVDAMVAQAKQRWAERDMAGEVGFLMVHHVGDANGYVSLYRAGSDRVALVGEGIHFKASTGELLHEDPPRTPVANVNEFLTGLHLQHFEHWFLRWLYVLGGLLGAVCIATGFVFFVEKRKKQHARAGTQGSRVVDALAVTTMTGMLIAAIGMLVVNRLLPADLGGKGDWEKWAFWGCWLLAMAHAFVRSAPVAQGRMNPAWREQCWAVAALAVAAVGLNWATTGDHLVKTVFTETYWAVAGVDLSLLVSAGIAVGVARRLAQRERPAASPDAANASADGNGTGVAHV is encoded by the coding sequence ATGTTCCAGAACTTCCGCCAGTCGATGACCTGGCTGCACACCTGGTTCGGCCTGGTGATCGGCTTCGTGCTCATCGTGGTGTTTTTCTTCGGCTCGCTCTCGGTCTTCGACCGCGAGTTCGACCGTTGGGCCATTCCGCAGACGCGCTTCGACCCGCAGCCCATGCCGTCGTTTGACCAGGTGCTGCTGCCGGCCTTGAAGCAGATTCAGCCCGACGCCGCCGACTACGCGGCCAACATGCCGCTGCTGCACGACACGGCCCAGGGGCCGATGACACCGCGCCTCGAACTGCCGGCCGACGAGTACTGGGCCTACACCACGCACCGCGACCCGGTGCTGAGCATGGGCGTGGGCTTCGGTGTGCCGCAGGCCAAAGACCCGGACGGCCACAACCACATCCACGGCAACGCCACCATCGACCCGCGCAGCGGCGCCTTCGTGCGCGCCGACCAGCTCAAGATCGGCAGCGAGTGGTTCTACCCCATGCACTACAGCCTGAACTGGCAGTGGAAGAACCTGGGCATCTTCATCGTCGGCCTGGCCGCGCTGGTGATGCTGGCCGCGCTGGTCTCGGGCGTGGTGATGCACCGCAAGTTCTTCCGCGAGTTCTTCACCTTCCGGCCCAAGAAGCACACCCAGCGCAGCGCGCTGGACCTGCACAACCTCACCGGTGTCGTGGCGCTGCCGTTTCACTTCTTCTTCGCCTTCACCGCGCTGGTGATCTTCGCGTCGGCCTACTTCCTGCCGGTCTCGCAGTTCCAGCTCAAGGGCCTGCACGACCAGCACGAGGTGATGGAGGCGCAGGACACCGGCCTGCCCCACAAACCCGCTGGTGTGCCCGCGCCGCTGGCCTCTGTGGACGCCATGGTGGCGCAGGCGAAGCAGCGCTGGGCCGAGCGCGACATGGCGGGCGAGGTGGGCTTTCTCATGGTGCACCACGTGGGCGACGCCAACGGCTACGTCAGCCTCTACCGCGCCGGCAGCGACCGCGTGGCCCTGGTGGGCGAGGGCATCCACTTCAAGGCCAGCACCGGCGAGCTGCTGCATGAAGACCCGCCGCGCACCCCCGTGGCCAACGTCAACGAATTCCTCACCGGCCTGCACCTGCAGCACTTCGAACACTGGTTCCTGCGCTGGCTCTACGTGCTGGGCGGCCTGCTGGGCGCGGTGTGCATCGCCACCGGCTTCGTCTTCTTCGTCGAGAAGCGCAAGAAGCAGCACGCCAGGGCCGGCACGCAGGGCAGCCGCGTGGTCGATGCGCTCGCCGTGACCACCATGACGGGCATGCTCATCGCCGCCATCGGCATGCTGGTGGTCAACCGCCTGCTGCCAGCCGACCTGGGCGGCAAGGGCGACTGGGAAAAATGGGCCTTCTGGGGTTGCTGGCTGCTGGCCATGGCGCACGCCTTCGTGCGCAGCGCGCCGGTGGCGCAGGGCCGCATGAACCCGGCCTGGCGCGAGCAGTGCTGGGCCGTGGCCGCGTTGGCCGTGGCAGCGGTGGGCCTGAACTGGGCGACCACCGGCGACCACCTGGTCAAGACCGTGTTCACCGAGACCTACTGGGCCGTGGCCGGCGTGGACCTGAGCCTGCTGGTCAGCGCGGGCATCGCGGTGGGGGTGGCGCGCCGGCTCGCGCAGCGGGAACGGCCCGCCGCCTCACCGGACGCTGCTAACGCCTCGGCCGACGGCAACGGAACGGGGGTGGCCCATGTCTGA
- a CDS encoding iron uptake protein translates to MNAGAKSLRWPEITARVTAGVFGAYAFTWGFAAAGIAALVGLGFEYHDAEMGVLMLAFLVFLGLFLWSFAATSIARVWIVLGGGAALQFTLAWAIQRAILA, encoded by the coding sequence GTGAACGCCGGGGCCAAGTCGCTTCGCTGGCCGGAGATCACCGCCCGCGTGACCGCCGGCGTCTTCGGCGCCTACGCCTTCACCTGGGGCTTCGCGGCGGCGGGCATCGCCGCGCTCGTGGGCCTCGGGTTCGAGTACCACGACGCCGAGATGGGCGTGCTCATGCTCGCCTTCCTGGTGTTTCTCGGCCTGTTCCTGTGGTCGTTCGCCGCCACCAGCATCGCCCGCGTGTGGATCGTGCTGGGCGGCGGCGCGGCCCTTCAATTCACCTTGGCCTGGGCGATCCAGCGCGCCATCCTCGCCTGA